In Haloterrigena turkmenica DSM 5511, a single genomic region encodes these proteins:
- a CDS encoding sugar phosphate nucleotidyltransferase translates to MDSMSAVVLAGGEGSRLRPLTKHRPKPLLPAATTPILEHVFDQLLEAGVTEITVVVGYRRNRVQAHFGSTYRNVPLTYVTQDQQLGSGHALLTAESTVDGTTIVVNGDQIVESTVISDVLEAHDDNSAVATLGLLNRVDVSSYGGVILDDGEVTEIVENPQDERTYRFNAGVYAFEPAIFDAVRAAEPRAGEQSLIDAINELLASDEAVRGTVSEGLWVDATYPWDLLDVSFELFEAGLINGSRTENVAESATVHESAVVREPVVVAPDCEIGAGAVVGPYACLGENATVRSNAVVERSVIDADTRVGASATVVDCVTGVGASIGNGTTIPGGPGDVRVGDRIFEDESLGALLGDRVDDQGGCTYVPGAVVGPEVTVEAGATVRGTLSEGTEVRS, encoded by the coding sequence ATGGATTCTATGTCCGCAGTGGTCCTCGCCGGAGGCGAGGGCTCGCGGCTGCGGCCGCTGACAAAACATCGGCCCAAGCCCCTCCTTCCGGCGGCGACGACACCGATTCTCGAGCACGTCTTCGACCAGTTGCTCGAGGCGGGCGTGACGGAGATCACTGTCGTCGTCGGCTACAGGCGTAATCGCGTCCAGGCGCATTTCGGCTCGACGTATCGGAACGTTCCACTCACGTACGTGACACAGGACCAGCAACTCGGGAGCGGCCACGCGCTGCTGACCGCCGAGTCGACGGTCGACGGGACGACCATCGTCGTCAACGGCGACCAGATCGTCGAGAGCACAGTCATTAGCGACGTGCTCGAGGCCCACGATGACAACTCGGCGGTAGCCACACTCGGTCTGCTCAACCGAGTCGATGTCAGCTCGTACGGCGGCGTCATCCTCGATGACGGTGAGGTGACCGAGATCGTCGAAAATCCACAGGACGAGCGTACGTACCGGTTCAATGCTGGGGTGTACGCGTTCGAACCGGCGATTTTCGATGCGGTTCGTGCCGCCGAACCGCGTGCGGGTGAACAGTCGCTAATCGACGCTATCAACGAGTTGCTAGCGTCCGATGAGGCAGTCCGAGGAACCGTCTCCGAGGGACTGTGGGTCGACGCGACGTACCCGTGGGACCTGCTGGATGTTTCGTTCGAACTCTTCGAAGCCGGACTGATCAACGGCAGTCGGACGGAGAACGTCGCGGAATCGGCGACAGTCCACGAATCGGCCGTCGTACGGGAACCGGTCGTGGTCGCTCCAGATTGCGAGATCGGTGCCGGCGCCGTCGTCGGACCGTACGCGTGTCTGGGCGAGAACGCGACAGTAAGATCGAACGCGGTCGTCGAACGGAGCGTCATCGACGCGGACACGCGCGTCGGTGCGTCGGCCACCGTGGTCGACTGCGTCACCGGTGTCGGCGCCTCGATCGGTAACGGGACGACGATCCCCGGCGGTCCTGGCGACGTTAGAGTCGGCGACCGGATCTTCGAGGACGAGTCCCTCGGCGCGCTGCTCGGCGATCGAGTCGACGATCAGGGCGGCTGTACGTACGTGCCGGGCGCCGTCGTGGGTCCGGAGGTAAC
- a CDS encoding NAD-dependent epimerase/dehydratase family protein: MRDQRVLITGGAGFIGSNLANHLAEDNDVIAIDDEYLGTPENLEDAVDYRNRSVLEDDLPTDVDVVFHLAALSSYAMHEEDPTTGARVNVEGFVNVVDQARQDGCDTVVYASTSSIYGSQTEPSPEDMPVAVNTGYEASKLARERYGEYFANHYDMDVAGMRFFSVYQGYGGAEEHKGEYANVIAQFADDLANDNPPALYGDGTQTRDFTHVDDIVRGLELAADHELTGVYNLGTGDAYSFNELVDMLNDELGTDIDPEYVANPIPDSVYVHDTCADSSKMREETGWEPQIDLEEGVEQVCEPYTE; this comes from the coding sequence ATGCGAGACCAGCGCGTCCTGATAACAGGCGGAGCAGGCTTTATCGGCTCTAACTTAGCGAACCACCTCGCCGAAGACAACGACGTCATCGCGATCGACGACGAGTACCTCGGGACGCCCGAGAACCTCGAGGACGCCGTCGACTACCGCAACCGGAGCGTCCTCGAGGACGACCTGCCGACGGACGTCGACGTCGTCTTCCACCTCGCAGCGCTGTCCTCCTACGCGATGCACGAGGAGGATCCCACGACGGGCGCCCGCGTGAACGTCGAGGGCTTCGTCAACGTCGTCGACCAGGCCCGCCAGGACGGCTGTGACACCGTCGTCTACGCCTCGACCTCCTCGATCTACGGCAGCCAGACCGAACCCTCCCCGGAGGACATGCCCGTCGCGGTCAACACTGGCTACGAGGCGTCCAAGCTCGCCCGCGAGCGCTACGGCGAGTACTTCGCGAACCACTACGACATGGACGTCGCCGGGATGCGCTTCTTCTCGGTCTACCAGGGCTACGGCGGCGCCGAGGAACACAAGGGCGAGTACGCCAACGTGATCGCCCAGTTCGCCGACGACCTCGCGAACGACAACCCGCCGGCCCTCTACGGCGACGGCACCCAGACCCGGGACTTCACCCACGTCGACGACATCGTCCGCGGCCTCGAGCTCGCGGCCGACCACGAACTCACCGGCGTCTACAACCTCGGGACGGGCGACGCCTACAGCTTCAACGAACTCGTCGACATGCTCAACGACGAACTCGGCACCGATATCGACCCCGAGTACGTCGCAAACCCCATCCCCGACTCAGTGTACGTCCACGACACTTGCGCCGACTCGAGCAAGATGCGCGAGGAGACCGGCTGGGAACCCCAGATCGACCTCGAGGAGGGCGTCGAACAGGTCTGCGAACCCTATACCGAGTAG
- a CDS encoding WbqC family protein — protein sequence MSTFDEGTSDGRSYHTDDFTVAIHQPNYLPWLGYFHKIHRSDVFVFLDTVEYTSNSWINRNKIKTPDGWTWLTVPVRGSSRSIADAEIADDSWRTSHEKSLQQNYGKAVYFDEVSEIFEQTYAQSWELLCELNIFLVRTLADRLGLECRFVRSSDLDVDATSSERIVDLCDELGADRYFSGTGARSYNDRTQFEAADIALEYQSIDHPQYEQRFGDFVPNLSIVDALMNLGADGTYDLLHSITDHE from the coding sequence ATGAGCACGTTTGACGAAGGGACCTCCGACGGGCGGAGTTACCACACGGATGATTTCACCGTCGCCATCCATCAACCGAATTATCTGCCCTGGCTCGGCTACTTTCACAAGATCCACCGGTCTGACGTCTTCGTCTTTCTCGACACCGTCGAGTACACGTCGAACTCCTGGATCAACCGTAACAAGATCAAAACGCCCGACGGATGGACATGGCTCACCGTGCCCGTTCGCGGATCCAGCAGGTCGATCGCGGACGCCGAGATCGCCGACGACAGTTGGCGAACCAGTCACGAAAAAAGTCTCCAGCAGAATTACGGGAAAGCCGTGTATTTCGACGAAGTCAGCGAGATCTTCGAGCAGACGTACGCACAGTCGTGGGAATTATTGTGTGAATTGAATATCTTCCTCGTTCGAACCCTCGCGGATCGACTCGGGCTCGAGTGCCGATTCGTCCGCTCGTCGGACCTCGACGTCGATGCGACAAGCAGCGAGCGAATCGTCGACCTCTGTGACGAACTCGGCGCCGATCGGTACTTCTCCGGAACGGGCGCTCGCTCGTACAATGATCGGACGCAGTTCGAGGCGGCGGATATCGCCCTCGAGTATCAGTCCATCGATCACCCGCAGTACGAACAGCGGTTCGGCGACTTCGTCCCAAACTTATCGATCGTTGATGCACTCATGAATCTCGGAGCAGACGGGACGTACGACCTCCTCCACTCGATAACCGACCATGAGTAG